Within Pseudomonas tructae, the genomic segment TGCACAATTGCTCAGCGCCGCGGCGTACCTGAATGCGCCGCTGTCGAATATCGAGCCGCGCCTGCTCGGCCAGTACCAGGATGGCCTGGGCAACCAGTGGCAGGACCCCTGCGCCTTGCGCCTGCATGATGCCGGCCGTGCCAACCTGCCCTACCTGTCCGATGGCATGTGGTTCATGACCCAGTTTCGGCGCTGGGGCTTGCTGCGCGACGACCCCGACTACCTCGCCGTCGCCCGCCAGGTCCAGCAACTGGCCCTGTACCGCGACGCAGCGACAGCCGTGGGCGTCGCTTGTGCGGCAACGGATATGCGCAGCAGCCAGCTGATCGATGGCAGCCGCTGGGACGGTAGCGACCCATGCGGCTATGCCCGCAGTTTTCCTTTGCATGCCCTGGCCGAAACGCCAGCCGCATTCGCGCACCCCTGAAAGGAGACGCAAACATGCTGCGAATCCTGTTGATCGACGACACGGCGAAAAAAGTCGGGCGGCTCAAAGCCGCGCTGGTCCAGGCCGGTTTCGAGGTCATCGAAGAATCGGGCCTGACCATTGACCTGCCGGCGCGCGTCGAAACGGTGCATCCGGATGTGGTGCTGATCGATACCGAGTCACCGGGCCGCGATGTCATGGAGCAAGTGGTGCTGGTCAGCCGCGACCGGCCTCGCCCCATCGTCATGTTCACCGACGAACATGACCCTGGGGTGATGCGCCAGGCCATTCGCGCCGGTGTCAGCGCCTACATCGT encodes:
- a CDS encoding ANTAR domain-containing response regulator, encoding MLRILLIDDTAKKVGRLKAALVQAGFEVIEESGLTIDLPARVETVHPDVVLIDTESPGRDVMEQVVLVSRDRPRPIVMFTDEHDPGVMRQAIRAGVSAYIVEGIHAGRLQPILDVAMARFESDQALKAQLQARDQQLAERKRVELAKGLLMKMKDCNEEQAYTLMRRQAMSKQQKLIQVAEQIIAMSDLLG